The nucleotide window ATGAATAAAACATATTATTAACAATCATGCCTTGTGCGTATGGTCCAATTGCCGCTGGTGCTTTTGTTGTTGCTACTGCTTTCATTTACAATCTCTCCTTTTGAAAGTAATTGCCTTCGCTTAATTCAATAATGCGATCCTTCTCATTGACTTCGTGGAGCTTTACCAATGAATAATAATCATCCACTAATCGCTCATCTGCATGCTGTGCCTCAACTAATACGGCGATGCCTGCTAGCTCACATTCAAATTCCTCTAACAAGCTTTTCATACCATTCACGGTACCGCCTACCTTCATAAAATCATCAGTAATGAGTACACGTTGTCCACTTTTCATGCTGCGTTTAGATAAAACCATCGTTTGAATACGACGCGAAGAGCCTGATACATAATTAATACTCACTGTTGATCCTTCAGTTACTTTGCTATCTCGACGCACAACCACAACAGGAACGTTCAAATGACGCGCAATTGCATGAGCAATCGAAATACCTTTTGTTGCTACTGTCATAATAACATCGATTTGCTGCTCAGCAAAGACGCTCGCAAATACTTTTCCTACTCGATTCATAAAGTCTGGGTTGCCAAGTAAATCCGTCATAAATAAATAGCCACCTGGCAATAAACGATCTGATTGCTGTAGCTGAGTAATCAACTCTTGAATCATATCCTTTACTTCCTGCTCAGACATTTTCGGAATATATTTTACCCCGCCTGCTGCACCAGGTACTGTTATTAAAAGTCCGATTCCCTTCTCC belongs to Lysinibacillus louembei and includes:
- the purR gene encoding pur operon repressor; amino-acid sequence: MKWKRSERLVDMTYYLLEHPHQLIPLTYFSELYQSAKSSISEDLTIVKETFEEKGIGLLITVPGAAGGVKYIPKMSEQEVKDMIQELITQLQQSDRLLPGGYLFMTDLLGNPDFMNRVGKVFASVFAEQQIDVIMTVATKGISIAHAIARHLNVPVVVVRRDSKVTEGSTVSINYVSGSSRRIQTMVLSKRSMKSGQRVLITDDFMKVGGTVNGMKSLLEEFECELAGIAVLVEAQHADERLVDDYYSLVKLHEVNEKDRIIELSEGNYFQKERL